Proteins encoded by one window of Halobaculum halobium:
- a CDS encoding NCS2 family permease, whose product MGLQQQLAEYFNFDDLGTDLRTEVVAGITTFLTMSYIVIVNPSILAVAIVNGPGPDIGRSLPEVQQMIAVVTLISAAVATLVMALYAKRPFGQAPGLGLNAFFAFTVVLGLGVPWNTALAAVVVEGVVFMLLTVAGAREYVIKLFPEPVKFAVGGGIGLFLAIIGLEAMRVVASDPATYLQFSPVFAQDPVAVLSVVGLFLTFMLYARGVPGSIVFGILGTSVLGWIVSTLGYSAFTVPEDAGYTLADASLAPAIANLTYSAAGYDITPLVGAFIGGFENVDALAFALIVFTFFFVDFFDTAGTLVGVSQVAGFLDEDGNLPDIDKPLMADAVGTTVGGILGTSTVTTYIESAAGVEEGGRSGMTALVIAVLFLLSLAAVPLAAAVPIWASHIALVAIAVLMLRNLVDIDWADYTNAVPAGLTILVMPFTYSIAYGIAAGIVSYPLVKVAAGEYDDVRPGHWVLAAAFVAYFFVRTSGVLGSAL is encoded by the coding sequence ATGGGGCTGCAACAGCAGTTGGCGGAGTACTTCAACTTCGACGACCTCGGGACGGACCTCCGGACCGAGGTGGTGGCCGGGATCACCACGTTCCTGACGATGAGCTACATCGTCATCGTCAATCCGAGCATCCTCGCGGTGGCGATCGTCAACGGGCCGGGGCCCGACATCGGTCGGTCGCTACCGGAGGTCCAGCAGATGATCGCGGTGGTGACGCTCATCTCGGCGGCCGTCGCGACGCTCGTGATGGCGCTGTACGCGAAGCGACCGTTCGGACAGGCGCCCGGGCTCGGGCTGAACGCCTTCTTCGCGTTCACGGTCGTGCTCGGACTCGGCGTGCCGTGGAACACCGCGCTCGCGGCGGTCGTCGTCGAGGGGGTCGTGTTCATGCTGCTCACCGTCGCCGGAGCGCGTGAGTACGTCATCAAGTTGTTCCCGGAGCCGGTGAAGTTCGCGGTCGGAGGCGGTATCGGGCTGTTTCTCGCCATCATCGGGCTGGAGGCGATGCGCGTCGTCGCCTCCGACCCCGCGACGTACCTCCAGTTCTCGCCGGTGTTCGCGCAGGACCCCGTCGCGGTGCTGTCGGTCGTCGGGCTGTTCCTCACGTTCATGCTGTACGCCCGGGGCGTTCCGGGCAGCATCGTCTTCGGGATCCTCGGGACGAGCGTGCTCGGGTGGATCGTGTCGACGCTCGGCTACTCGGCGTTCACGGTTCCCGAGGACGCAGGATACACGCTCGCCGACGCCTCGCTCGCGCCGGCGATCGCGAATCTGACGTACTCGGCCGCGGGCTACGACATCACCCCGCTCGTGGGCGCGTTCATCGGCGGGTTCGAGAACGTCGACGCGCTCGCGTTCGCGCTCATCGTGTTCACGTTCTTCTTCGTCGACTTCTTCGACACCGCCGGCACGCTCGTCGGCGTTTCGCAGGTCGCCGGCTTCCTCGACGAGGACGGTAACCTGCCCGACATCGACAAGCCGCTGATGGCCGACGCCGTCGGCACCACCGTGGGCGGCATCCTCGGCACCTCGACGGTGACGACGTACATCGAGTCCGCCGCCGGCGTCGAGGAGGGCGGTCGCTCCGGGATGACCGCGCTCGTCATCGCAGTGCTGTTCTTGCTGTCGCTGGCGGCGGTCCCGCTCGCGGCGGCGGTCCCGATCTGGGCGAGCCACATCGCGCTGGTCGCCATCGCGGTGCTCATGCTGCGCAACCTCGTCGACATCGACTGGGCCGACTACACCAACGCGGTGCCCGCGGGGCTGACGATCCTCGTGATGCCGTTCACCTACTCGATCGCGTACGGCATCGCGGCGGGCATCGTCTCGTACCCGCTCGTCAAGGTCGCCGCCGGCGAGTACGACGACGTGCGCCCGGGCCACTGGGTGCTCGCGGCCGCGTTCGTCGCGTACTTCTTCGTCCGCACCAGCGGCGTACTCGGCAGCGCGCTCTGA